From the genome of Papaver somniferum cultivar HN1 chromosome 2, ASM357369v1, whole genome shotgun sequence, one region includes:
- the LOC113351970 gene encoding uncharacterized protein K02A2.6-like: MDVDESQPDPKDLLQESHPRRWEIFIDGASNSCGGGVGIIFTSPAGIRIMFCFRMEYKATNNEIEYEAVIQALRIAIEVGLDEVRITSDSQLVVRQIEGRYNAVAPVMQRYQQLVKEYSTKIRNIIWRKIGRDSNIHADALSFITSMIEDPKIGHIMIERLLQPSVSREEREPNVMIIEEGDMKIDNDDWRVPIYNNLMKGDLPRDRQEANKIKSKSTNYDMREGILYMRSYLGPMMRCLSRKEGIEIMKSIYYGDAGNHGGTRSLALKTRTQGYFWSYMHKDAKDISTRCEACQRFGKRIHAPSKSLNSVLSVWPFAMCGIDIVGPFVTGTKQRRYMIVATYYFTKWVESKALRNTRDGDVYDFILEHIICRFGIPVLIVSDNGKPFKGENVRMLFNAFKIQSGKSTPLYPHSNGNAEATNKTMETTLKKKLEDHHKGWCEQIPNVLWSYRTTRRDATGMSPFCLIYGDEAVLSAEIILPTTRREAWEKGLNSDLILAKLDDLE, from the coding sequence atggatgtagacgaAAGTCAGCCAGACCCTAAGGATTTACTACAGGAGAGTCATCCCAGGAGGTGGGAAATATTCATCGATGGAGCCTCAAACAGTTGTGGAGGAGGAGTAGGGATAATATTCACTTCGCCCGCAGGAATCAGGATAATGTTCTGCTTTCGGATGGAGTACAAAGCAACAAATAACGAAATTGAGTACGAAGCAGTGATACAAGCTCTAAGGATTGCGATAGAAGTGGGGTTAGATGAAGTACGAATTaccagtgattcgcagctagtggTTCGTCAAATCGAAGGAAGATATAATGCAGTTGCTCCAGTGATGCAAAGGTATCAACAACTCGTGAAGGAATATTCAACAAAGATACGAAACATTATTTGGAGAAAAATAGGCCGAGACAGTAACATACATGCGGACGCCCTTTCTTTTATAACTTCAATGATCGAGGATCCAAAAATCGGTCATATCATGATTGAGCGGTTACTGCAACCCTCAGTAAGCAGAGAGGAAAGGGAGCCCAATGTGATGATCATAGAAGAAGGGGATATGAAAATAGATAATGATGACTGGAGAGTCCCCATCTATAACAATTTGATGAAAGGAGACCTCCCACGAGATAGGCAGGaggcaaataaaattaaaagtaaGTCCACAAATTACGATATGCGCGAAGGAATCCTATACATGAGATCATACTTGGGTCCAATGATGAGATGCTTGTCGAGGAAAGAGGGGATAGAAATCATGAAATCAATATACTATGGGGATGCTGGTAACCATGGCGGAACCAGGTCACTAGCTCTCAAAACCAGGACACAAGGATACTTTTGGTCATACATGCACAAAGACGCGAAAGATATCTCCACGAGGTGTGAAGCATGTCAGAGATTCGGGAAAAGAATACATGCACCATCCAAAAGCTTAAACTCTGTGTTGAGTGTATGGCCTTTCGCCATGTGCGGAATAGATATCGTGGGACCATTTGTAACCGGGACAAAGCAAAGGAGGTATATGATAGTGGCAacatattatttcacaaaatgggtgGAATCCAAAGCCTTACGGAACACACGAGATGGTGACGTTTACGATTTCATTCTTGAGCACATTATTTGTAGATTTGGGATACCAGTATTGATCGTTTCGGACAATGGGAAGCCATTTAAAGGGGAGAATGTGAGAATGTTATTCAACGCTTTTAAAATTCAATCCGGAAAGTCGACTCCGTTATACCCACATAGCAACGGGAACGCGGAGGCTACAAATAAGACAATGGAAACCACATTGAAGAAAAAACTGGAAGATCATCATAAGGGATGGTGTGAACAAATCCCAAACGTGTTATGGTCATATAGAACCACTAGGCGAGATGCAACGGGAATGTCACCCTTCTGTTTAATATATGGAGATGAGGCAGTGTTGTCTGCTGAAATCATCCTTCCAACCACGAGAAGAGAAGCATGGGAGAAAGGGCTAAACTCGGATTTGATTTTAGCAAAGTTAGACGACCTAGAGTAG